The following coding sequences lie in one Kribbella sp. NBC_00709 genomic window:
- a CDS encoding gamma-glutamyltransferase family protein, which produces MTFTTRPTLRGTFGMVSSTHWLASQSAMRILELGGNAFDAGAAAGFVLHVVEPHLNGPGGEVPAIIATADDPAPRVLCGQGVAPAGATIEHYRSLGLTLVPGSGPLAATVPGAVDAWLLLLRDHGTLPLRVVLESAIEYARNGHPLVPRVADTISTVQDLFENHWQTSAALWLKDGRPVTGRFSNEAYAATLEKLVVEGEAAGADRLAQIEQARKTWREGFVAEAIDKFSRLPHRDSSGEDHAGLITGDDLAAFEATWEDPATYDWNGYTVAKTGPWGQGPGMLQSLAVLAALGDVDLDSAEGVHTTVEVMKLSYADREAWYGDGADVPLDTLLSPEYAAERAKLIGPDASLDLRPGHPDGRAPVLPSFAVGNETGDATTGEPTVSSGGATRGDTCHVDVVDKWGNMISATPSGGWLQSSPTIPELGFCLGSRAQMFWLEEGLPASLAPGKRPRTTLTPTLVLRDGEPLMACGSPGGDQQDQWQLLFLLRHLGAGMDLQEAIDAPAWHTNGFPSSFYPRATEPGGLVIETRVGKSTRDELVRRGHVLTDADAWSLGRLCAVRKEADGVLAAAANPRGMQGYAVGR; this is translated from the coding sequence ATGACGTTCACCACCCGGCCCACGCTGCGGGGCACGTTCGGGATGGTTTCGTCCACGCATTGGCTGGCGTCGCAGTCGGCGATGCGGATCCTCGAGCTCGGCGGGAACGCGTTCGACGCGGGCGCCGCGGCCGGGTTCGTGCTGCATGTGGTCGAGCCGCACCTCAACGGGCCTGGCGGTGAGGTGCCGGCGATCATCGCGACCGCCGACGACCCCGCCCCGCGCGTGCTGTGCGGCCAAGGCGTGGCGCCGGCCGGTGCCACGATCGAGCACTACCGCTCCCTCGGCCTGACGCTCGTGCCCGGCTCGGGTCCGCTCGCGGCGACAGTCCCCGGTGCGGTCGACGCCTGGCTGCTCCTCCTGCGCGACCACGGCACCCTGCCGCTGCGCGTCGTACTGGAGTCAGCCATCGAGTACGCACGCAACGGTCACCCGCTGGTGCCGCGGGTCGCCGACACGATCAGCACCGTGCAGGACCTGTTCGAGAACCACTGGCAGACGTCGGCCGCGCTCTGGCTCAAGGACGGCCGGCCCGTCACCGGACGGTTCAGCAACGAGGCGTACGCCGCGACGCTCGAGAAGCTCGTCGTCGAAGGCGAGGCGGCCGGCGCGGACCGGCTGGCGCAGATCGAGCAGGCGCGGAAGACGTGGCGGGAAGGGTTCGTCGCGGAGGCGATCGACAAGTTCTCCCGGCTGCCGCACCGCGACTCGAGCGGCGAGGACCACGCCGGGCTGATCACCGGCGACGACCTGGCCGCGTTCGAGGCGACCTGGGAGGACCCGGCGACGTACGACTGGAACGGGTACACGGTCGCGAAGACCGGTCCGTGGGGTCAGGGCCCGGGCATGCTGCAGTCCCTCGCCGTACTCGCGGCTCTCGGTGACGTCGACCTGGACAGCGCCGAGGGCGTGCACACGACGGTGGAGGTGATGAAGCTGTCGTACGCGGACCGCGAGGCCTGGTACGGCGACGGCGCCGACGTACCGCTGGACACGCTCCTCTCCCCCGAGTACGCCGCCGAGCGGGCGAAGCTGATCGGGCCGGACGCATCGCTGGACCTGCGGCCCGGACACCCGGACGGCCGTGCGCCGGTGCTCCCATCGTTTGCTGTGGGCAACGAAACGGGCGATGCCACGACCGGTGAGCCGACGGTGTCCTCCGGTGGTGCCACCCGCGGCGACACGTGTCACGTCGACGTGGTCGACAAGTGGGGCAACATGATCTCCGCGACGCCGAGCGGTGGCTGGCTGCAGTCCTCGCCGACGATCCCGGAGCTGGGATTCTGTCTCGGCAGCCGGGCGCAGATGTTCTGGCTCGAGGAGGGTCTGCCGGCCTCGCTCGCTCCGGGCAAGCGGCCGCGCACCACGCTCACCCCGACCCTCGTACTTCGTGACGGCGAACCACTGATGGCCTGTGGATCACCGGGTGGCGACCAGCAGGACCAGTGGCAGTTGCTGTTCCTGCTCCGGCACCTCGGCGCCGGGATGGACCTGCAAGAGGCGATCGACGCGCCGGCGTGGCACACCAACGGCTTCCCGTCGTCGTTCTACCCGCGCGCCACCGAGCCGGGCGGGTTGGTGATCGAGACCCGCGTCGGCAAGAGCACCCGCGACGAGCTGGTACGACGTGGACACGTCCTCACCGACGCCGATGCGTGGAGCCTCGGCCGGCTCTGCGCCGTACGGAAGGAAGCCGACGGGGTGCTTGCCGCCGCGGCCAACCCCCGCGGCATGCAGGGCTACGCGGTCGGCCGCTGA
- a CDS encoding GntR family transcriptional regulator — MEQLDGEAARDQVVRTIGADHVALREQVLAELRRRIIDGDYSQGERLTETRLADDFGVSRNPVREALRVVEAEGFVQILPRRGAVVATLDETAVRDLFAVREQLETLAAGLAAERVTADGIATLRRLIDDANKATEAEDFDRVAELNSAFHRAVIEVSENRWLHSISAAMYYHVHWVFRVGAAQRAPHSSEEHVRLVDAIEAGDAAAASTAARLHVEAAAKAAFGQRPTA, encoded by the coding sequence GTGGAGCAGCTGGACGGGGAGGCCGCGCGCGACCAGGTCGTACGCACGATCGGTGCCGATCACGTCGCTCTGCGCGAGCAGGTGCTCGCGGAACTGCGCCGGCGGATCATCGACGGCGACTACAGCCAGGGGGAGCGGCTGACCGAAACCCGGCTCGCGGACGACTTCGGAGTGTCGCGGAACCCGGTGCGTGAGGCGCTGCGCGTGGTCGAGGCCGAGGGCTTCGTGCAGATCCTGCCTCGCCGCGGCGCGGTGGTGGCGACCCTCGACGAGACCGCGGTCCGCGATCTGTTCGCCGTCCGGGAGCAGCTCGAGACGCTCGCGGCCGGACTCGCCGCGGAGCGCGTGACGGCCGACGGGATCGCCACGCTGCGCCGCCTGATCGACGATGCCAACAAGGCCACCGAGGCCGAGGACTTCGACCGCGTCGCGGAGCTGAACAGTGCGTTCCACCGGGCCGTGATCGAGGTCAGCGAGAACCGCTGGCTGCACTCGATCTCGGCCGCGATGTACTACCACGTCCACTGGGTGTTCCGGGTCGGCGCCGCACAGCGTGCACCGCACTCGTCGGAGGAGCACGTCCGGCTCGTCGACGCGATCGAAGCGGGCGATGCGGCCGCCGCCAGCACGGCCGCCCGCCTACACGTCGAGGCGGCCGCGAAGGCGGCGTTCGGTCAGCGGCCGACCGCGTAG